Proteins encoded in a region of the Gallalistipes aquisgranensis genome:
- a CDS encoding acetylglutamate kinase — translation MLKIVKIGGNIVDNPEKLDRFLTDFAALEGDKILVHGGGKVATTICRSLDIETVMIKGRRVTDEQTLRVVTMVYAGLINKTIVGKLQRAGCDALGLCGADGQLIRSVRRAPRPVDYGYVGDPAAVNTELAGKLLSAGFTLVAAPITFDPDRGELLNTNADTVASALAVAMAGGQPGKSVPDGACTAGREVELIYCFEKRGVLRDVDDENSVIPRIDRAEYARLQAGGVVADGMLPKLDNAFRAIENGVARVVICSAESISEKGYGGTTLVK, via the coding sequence ATGTTGAAAATCGTAAAGATCGGGGGAAACATTGTGGATAACCCGGAAAAGTTGGACCGTTTCCTGACCGATTTCGCCGCGCTCGAAGGCGACAAGATATTGGTGCACGGCGGAGGCAAAGTGGCTACTACGATCTGTCGTTCGCTTGACATAGAGACGGTTATGATAAAGGGCCGGCGGGTGACGGACGAACAGACGCTGAGAGTGGTAACGATGGTCTATGCCGGACTTATCAACAAAACCATTGTCGGTAAGTTGCAGCGTGCAGGGTGCGACGCCCTCGGCCTTTGCGGGGCGGACGGACAGTTGATCCGTTCGGTACGCCGGGCTCCCCGGCCGGTCGATTACGGCTATGTGGGCGATCCTGCGGCCGTGAATACGGAGTTGGCCGGCAAACTGCTTTCGGCAGGTTTTACGCTCGTGGCCGCTCCCATCACTTTCGATCCCGACCGGGGCGAGCTGCTAAACACGAACGCCGACACCGTGGCTTCCGCACTGGCCGTGGCCATGGCCGGCGGCCAGCCGGGGAAAAGCGTGCCGGACGGTGCGTGTACAGCCGGACGGGAGGTCGAGCTGATCTACTGTTTCGAGAAAAGGGGCGTGTTGCGTGATGTGGACGACGAGAACTCCGTGATTCCGCGTATCGACCGGGCGGAATATGCCCGCCTGCAGGCCGGGGGTGTCGTGGCCGACGGTATGCTGCCCAAGCTCGACAACGCTTTCCGTGCCATCGAGAACGGCGTGGCCCGTGTGGTCATTTGCAGTGCCGAAAGCATCTCCGAAAAGGGATACGGCGGTACGACGCTGGTGAAATAG
- a CDS encoding GNAT family N-acetyltransferase, with product MTIEDFVVRVATEEDTPFAQAICDEMAESAKARGTGIAKRTAEYVSSKMREGKAVIAFHKDGRWAGFSYIESWGHGDYVANSGLIINPQFRKLGLAKAIKIRTFFLSLKRFPGAKLFGLTTGLAVMKINSEIGYRPVTFSELTDDQMFWHGCESCVNYPILLSKGHKNCLCTAMLFDPSVDTVKVSKPDDPNL from the coding sequence ATGACAATCGAAGATTTTGTGGTGAGGGTCGCCACCGAGGAGGACACTCCTTTTGCGCAGGCAATTTGTGACGAAATGGCCGAATCGGCCAAAGCCCGCGGGACCGGTATCGCGAAACGTACGGCAGAGTACGTCTCTTCCAAGATGAGGGAGGGGAAAGCCGTGATCGCCTTCCACAAGGACGGCCGGTGGGCCGGATTCAGCTACATCGAGTCGTGGGGCCACGGCGACTACGTGGCCAACTCGGGTCTGATCATCAATCCGCAGTTCCGCAAGCTGGGGCTCGCCAAAGCCATCAAAATCCGAACGTTCTTTCTCTCGCTGAAACGCTTTCCCGGAGCCAAGCTCTTCGGCCTGACCACGGGGCTGGCCGTCATGAAGATCAATTCCGAGATCGGTTACCGTCCGGTCACCTTTTCCGAACTGACCGACGACCAGATGTTCTGGCACGGTTGCGAAAGCTGTGTGAATTATCCGATCCTGCTGAGCAAGGGGCACAAGAACTGTCTCTGCACGGCCATGCTGTTCGATCCGTCGGTGGATACCGTCAAGGTCTCCAAGCCCGACGATCCCAATCTGTAA
- a CDS encoding glycoside hydrolase family 25 protein has protein sequence MKRIVAILFCAVVLAGCSRELQSSDYELWGVDVSKHQKRVDWEVVAEENRPDFVFLKATEGTLITDPSYARHAKALDEAGILWGAYHFFGHRTSGKAQARNFIRTAKLKKGNLFPVLDIERHRFMKDPRRSVREAKAFCREIRRYYGVNPIIYCSTKFYEHYLQEDFPADEYTLWIADYTKNPFHLDWVFWQHTDSHSLAGIRGGVDRNVFAGDLAELKKLTL, from the coding sequence ATGAAACGGATAGTCGCCATATTGTTCTGTGCCGTCGTACTGGCCGGGTGCAGCCGCGAACTTCAGTCTTCGGATTACGAACTCTGGGGCGTGGATGTCTCCAAGCACCAGAAAAGGGTGGACTGGGAGGTGGTGGCCGAGGAGAACCGGCCCGATTTCGTCTTCCTGAAAGCCACCGAGGGCACTCTCATCACCGATCCTTCCTATGCCCGCCATGCGAAAGCGCTCGACGAGGCGGGTATCCTGTGGGGGGCCTACCACTTTTTCGGCCATCGTACCAGCGGCAAGGCACAGGCCCGCAATTTCATCCGGACGGCCAAACTGAAAAAGGGCAATCTTTTTCCCGTGCTCGACATCGAGCGTCACCGTTTCATGAAAGACCCCCGGCGGTCGGTGCGCGAGGCGAAGGCTTTCTGCCGCGAGATACGCCGTTACTACGGGGTGAATCCGATCATCTACTGTTCGACGAAATTCTACGAACACTATTTGCAGGAGGATTTTCCTGCGGACGAATACACGCTCTGGATCGCAGACTATACGAAAAACCCGTTCCATCTGGACTGGGTGTTCTGGCAGCACACCGACTCGCACTCCCTCGCGGGAATCCGTGGCGGCGTGGACCGCAACGTCTTCGCCGGCGACCTTGCGGAGCTTAAAAAACTGACGTTATGA
- a CDS encoding DMT family transporter produces MKWVFLLVAILAEIVATSALKASESFTRLWPSVLTVAGYAVAFYFLSLVLRSIPVGIAYAIWSGAGIVLVTLVAALLYGQKPDAAAVAGMALIVAGVVVINLFSKSVH; encoded by the coding sequence ATGAAGTGGGTATTCCTGCTGGTGGCGATTCTCGCCGAGATCGTCGCCACCAGCGCGCTGAAAGCCTCCGAATCCTTTACGCGGCTGTGGCCTTCCGTGCTTACGGTGGCCGGCTATGCCGTGGCGTTCTATTTCCTCAGTCTGGTGCTCCGGTCGATTCCCGTGGGGATCGCCTACGCCATCTGGAGCGGTGCCGGGATCGTGCTGGTCACGCTGGTGGCGGCCCTGCTCTACGGCCAGAAGCCCGATGCGGCCGCTGTGGCGGGCATGGCTCTGATCGTGGCCGGGGTCGTAGTCATTAACCTGTTTTCGAAAAGCGTACATTGA
- the argC gene encoding N-acetyl-gamma-glutamyl-phosphate reductase: protein MKVRVGIVGGAGYTGGEAIRILLRHPQVELVFVHSNSNGGNLLSDVHADLFGETDMRFTDRLSTDVDLLMLCVGHGDARKWMEAHPLPGSVRVIDLSQDFRLAAGATFGDRNFVYGLPEMNREKIRSARNIANPGCFATCLQLAMLPLAAGGLLASDVHISAATGSTGAGQKLAPTSHFSWRANNFSVYKAFEHQHLKEIGESIRSLMPGFSSGIDFIPYRGDFTRGIIASVYTDSDLTQEQALELYREYYRDAAFTFVSDRNVNLKQVVNTNKCLLSVEKHGDKLLIVSVIDNLLKGASGQAVQNLNLMFGLDERAGLLLKPVAF from the coding sequence ATGAAGGTAAGAGTCGGAATCGTAGGCGGGGCCGGTTATACGGGGGGCGAGGCCATCCGTATTCTGTTGCGGCATCCGCAGGTGGAACTCGTTTTCGTGCATAGCAACAGTAACGGGGGAAACCTCCTGAGCGACGTGCACGCCGATTTGTTCGGTGAAACCGATATGCGGTTCACGGACCGGTTGAGCACGGACGTCGACCTGCTGATGCTCTGTGTGGGGCACGGCGATGCCCGCAAGTGGATGGAGGCTCATCCGCTGCCCGGGAGCGTGAGGGTGATTGACTTGAGCCAGGATTTCCGCCTGGCGGCCGGGGCGACGTTCGGCGACCGGAATTTCGTTTACGGTCTGCCGGAGATGAACCGGGAGAAAATCCGTTCGGCCCGGAACATCGCCAATCCGGGCTGTTTCGCCACCTGTCTTCAGCTGGCCATGCTGCCGTTGGCTGCCGGCGGACTGCTCGCCTCGGACGTGCATATCAGTGCCGCCACGGGAAGCACCGGGGCCGGACAGAAGCTCGCCCCGACCTCCCATTTCAGTTGGCGCGCCAACAATTTCTCCGTCTATAAGGCGTTCGAACACCAGCACCTGAAGGAGATCGGCGAGAGCATCCGTTCGCTCATGCCGGGCTTTTCGTCCGGGATAGACTTCATTCCCTACCGGGGCGATTTCACGCGGGGAATCATCGCTTCGGTCTATACCGATTCCGATCTGACGCAGGAACAGGCCCTGGAGCTGTACAGGGAGTATTACCGCGATGCCGCGTTCACCTTCGTGAGCGACCGGAACGTGAATCTCAAACAGGTGGTCAACACCAACAAATGCCTCCTGTCGGTGGAGAAACACGGGGATAAGCTGCTGATCGTTAGTGTGATCGACAATCTGCTGAAAGGGGCCAGCGGCCAGGCGGTCCAGAACCTGAACCTGATGTTCGGGCTCGACGAGCGGGCAGGCCTGCTGCTCAAGCCGGTGGCGTTTTAG
- the prmA gene encoding 50S ribosomal protein L11 methyltransferase yields the protein MDYIELSVPVADAAQAEIVTAFLADFPFESFTEERGVLKAYIPKDRLADCKAGVDECLREQGIAGATYVCIETVNWNALWESRFEPVEVEGRCMIRAPFHEARPDLPLEAVIMPKMSFGTGHHATTWLMTAELTDPARDWTGKRGLDMGSGTGVLAIVAALRGAAHVDAVDIDEWADENCRENVAVNGVADRVTPLLGDASLLAGRRYDFVLANINRNILLADMPAYVGTLSEGGELLMSGILEGDVPAISERAVSLGLSVTATRLKDGWAVVCCRKAVLPQ from the coding sequence ATGGACTATATCGAACTTTCCGTTCCCGTGGCGGATGCCGCGCAGGCGGAGATCGTGACGGCTTTCCTGGCCGATTTCCCCTTCGAGAGTTTCACGGAAGAGAGAGGGGTGCTGAAGGCCTATATCCCCAAGGACCGCCTGGCCGACTGCAAGGCCGGGGTGGACGAGTGCCTGCGGGAGCAGGGCATTGCCGGAGCTACCTACGTCTGTATCGAGACGGTGAACTGGAACGCCCTGTGGGAGTCCCGTTTCGAACCGGTCGAAGTGGAGGGCCGCTGCATGATTCGGGCCCCGTTCCATGAGGCCCGTCCCGATCTGCCGCTGGAGGCGGTCATTATGCCCAAGATGTCGTTCGGGACCGGCCACCACGCCACTACCTGGCTGATGACGGCCGAACTGACCGATCCTGCCCGGGACTGGACGGGAAAACGGGGGCTCGACATGGGCAGCGGTACGGGGGTGCTGGCCATCGTGGCGGCCCTCCGGGGTGCCGCGCACGTAGACGCCGTCGATATCGACGAGTGGGCCGACGAGAACTGCCGCGAGAATGTCGCGGTGAACGGTGTCGCCGACCGGGTGACGCCCCTGCTGGGCGACGCTTCGCTGCTGGCGGGACGCCGGTACGATTTCGTGCTGGCGAATATCAACCGCAATATCCTGCTGGCCGATATGCCCGCTTATGTCGGGACGCTGTCCGAAGGGGGCGAACTGCTGATGAGCGGTATCCTCGAAGGCGACGTTCCCGCGATTTCGGAACGGGCGGTTTCGCTCGGCCTCTCCGTGACGGCTACGCGCCTGAAGGATGGCTGGGCCGTGGTCTGCTGCCGGAAAGCCGTTTTGCCTCAGTAG
- a CDS encoding argininosuccinate synthase: MKKVVLAFSGGLDTSYCAIYLAKKMGLEVHAALANTGGFSPEELERIERRAKGLGVKSYVALDVAQDYYDHAIKYMVFGNVLKNGTYPISVSSERISQATAIAAYARSIGADYLCHGSTGAGNDQVRFDMIFDIMAPEIEVIALIREKRLSREEEIAYLRSHGVDFDFKKAEYSINQGLWGTSVGGKETLTSSETLPEEAYPSQLTQTEPRRITLTFERGEFVGLDGRRYDDRVEAIRALQAVAAPYAIGRDMHVGDTIIGIKGRVGFEAAAPMIIIKAHHMLEKHVLTQWQLFWKDQISAFYGNHLHEGQYYDPVMRDMEAMLEKSQRNVTGDVYVELHPYRFVLVGIKSEHDLMSNKFGAYGETMSDWTSDDVKGFGKIFGNQNRIYYKVNGGKE, encoded by the coding sequence ATGAAAAAAGTGGTTCTGGCCTTTAGCGGAGGCCTCGATACGTCTTACTGCGCTATCTATCTGGCCAAGAAGATGGGCCTCGAAGTCCATGCTGCGTTGGCGAATACGGGCGGTTTTTCGCCCGAGGAGCTGGAGCGGATCGAGCGACGGGCCAAGGGGTTGGGCGTCAAGAGTTACGTGGCGCTCGATGTGGCGCAGGACTACTACGACCATGCCATCAAGTACATGGTTTTCGGCAATGTGCTCAAAAACGGGACCTATCCCATTTCGGTCAGCTCCGAACGCATTTCGCAGGCCACGGCCATTGCCGCGTATGCACGGAGCATCGGCGCCGACTATCTCTGCCACGGCAGTACGGGGGCCGGTAACGACCAGGTGCGTTTCGACATGATTTTCGACATCATGGCGCCCGAGATCGAGGTGATCGCCCTGATCCGCGAGAAGCGTCTCAGCCGCGAGGAGGAGATCGCCTACCTGCGTTCGCACGGCGTGGATTTCGATTTCAAGAAGGCCGAATATTCGATCAACCAGGGCCTTTGGGGTACTTCCGTGGGCGGTAAGGAGACCCTTACCTCTTCCGAAACCCTGCCCGAGGAGGCTTATCCTTCGCAGCTGACGCAGACCGAACCCCGCCGGATCACCCTCACGTTCGAAAGGGGGGAGTTCGTCGGGCTCGACGGCAGGCGTTACGATGACCGGGTCGAGGCGATCCGGGCGCTTCAGGCCGTAGCCGCGCCCTACGCCATCGGGCGGGATATGCATGTCGGCGATACGATCATCGGCATCAAGGGGCGTGTAGGTTTCGAAGCCGCCGCCCCGATGATTATCATCAAGGCTCACCACATGCTCGAGAAACATGTGCTGACCCAGTGGCAGCTCTTCTGGAAAGACCAGATTTCGGCGTTCTACGGCAATCACCTGCATGAGGGGCAGTATTACGATCCCGTGATGCGCGACATGGAGGCGATGCTCGAGAAGAGCCAGCGGAACGTCACGGGCGACGTGTATGTAGAGTTGCATCCCTATCGTTTCGTGCTGGTCGGCATCAAGAGCGAACACGACCTGATGAGCAACAAGTTCGGCGCTTACGGTGAGACCATGAGCGACTGGACGAGCGACGACGTGAAGGGCTTCGGCAAGATTTTCGGCAATCAGAATCGTATTTATTATAAGGTGAACGGAGGAAAGGAGTAG
- a CDS encoding aspartate aminotransferase family protein, which produces MKMFDVYPLNDICIVRAEGSYVWDDKGTRYLDMYGGHAVISIGHTRREYVEAVTRQLEQIGFYSNSVIIARQRELAEKLGRLSGKTDYQLFLCNSGAEANENAMKLASFHNGRSLVVAFTGAFHGRTSLAVSATDNPKIVAPVNRTDHVVFLPFNDTEALEKFFAGRGGEVSSVIVEGIQGVGGIRVASPEFLQAIRRLCDRYGAVYIADSVQCGCGRSGKYYSHDWAGVDADIYTMAKGIGNGFPIGAISIAPHIAPTYGMLGTTFGGNHLACAAAIAVAEVIGRDGLIENVAEIGGYLMERLRSLPGIAEVRGRGLMIGIELPVETAPLRKKLLFDEHVFVGSSGTKVIRLLPALNITREHADRFLAAFEKVLKESGN; this is translated from the coding sequence ATGAAAATGTTTGACGTCTACCCGTTGAACGATATCTGTATCGTCCGGGCCGAAGGTTCCTACGTGTGGGACGACAAGGGGACCCGTTATCTCGATATGTACGGCGGACACGCCGTGATCTCCATCGGCCATACCCGACGGGAGTATGTGGAGGCCGTCACCCGTCAGCTGGAACAGATCGGGTTCTATTCCAACTCCGTGATCATCGCCCGTCAGCGGGAACTGGCCGAGAAACTCGGCCGTCTTTCGGGGAAGACCGATTATCAGCTCTTCCTCTGCAATTCGGGGGCCGAGGCCAACGAGAATGCCATGAAGCTGGCTTCGTTCCATAACGGCCGTTCGCTGGTGGTGGCCTTCACGGGTGCTTTCCACGGGCGTACGTCGCTGGCCGTCTCCGCGACGGACAATCCGAAGATCGTGGCCCCGGTCAACCGTACCGACCATGTCGTTTTTCTGCCTTTCAACGATACGGAGGCGCTGGAAAAGTTCTTCGCCGGGCGCGGCGGAGAGGTCTCTTCGGTCATCGTCGAAGGGATTCAGGGCGTGGGCGGCATCCGGGTCGCTTCGCCGGAATTCCTGCAGGCGATCCGCCGTCTGTGCGACCGGTACGGGGCTGTTTACATAGCCGACAGCGTGCAGTGCGGATGCGGACGCAGCGGCAAGTATTATTCCCATGACTGGGCCGGTGTCGATGCCGATATTTATACGATGGCCAAAGGTATCGGCAACGGTTTCCCGATCGGGGCCATCTCCATCGCTCCGCATATCGCGCCCACCTACGGCATGCTCGGCACCACGTTCGGCGGCAACCACCTGGCCTGTGCCGCCGCCATCGCCGTGGCCGAAGTGATCGGGCGCGACGGCCTGATCGAAAACGTGGCCGAAATCGGCGGTTACCTGATGGAGCGTCTGCGCTCCCTGCCCGGTATCGCCGAGGTGCGCGGACGGGGTCTGATGATCGGCATTGAACTGCCGGTCGAGACGGCTCCCCTGCGGAAAAAGCTGCTTTTCGACGAACACGTTTTCGTCGGAAGTTCGGGAACGAAGGTGATCCGCCTGCTTCCTGCGCTCAACATCACGCGCGAGCATGCCGACCGCTTCCTCGCGGCTTTCGAAAAAGTGCTGAAGGAGTCCGGAAACTGA
- a CDS encoding TonB-dependent receptor plug domain-containing protein encodes MKYTLPLLLLPLTALPGRASEADSVRSYRMDEVVVTATRAPLPLKSAPVLTRVIPAAEIRRSGIPTLQGLLEKELAGVEFHQAGYGQSLSFQGLDARYVLFLVDGERMAGETYGNIDYNRIPLSNIERIEIVRGASSVLYGSNAMGAVVNVITRMPRERVEVGASVRYGTPFQRNGGETMGSGASTHDLETYRDRLDVPNLRSEVSVGLKLNRFRSLTTASYRSVDAYRLSGTKNEERHYERLIPMSPDIASMMTGTPSFNPGTPVSDTTLSVPPDSRGLSVSGWRDWSVGQRFDYELSEQFRFELSGSYFRKQRFDFQNSIMDDNPLSAVFGNNDVWTFESYRGYNLKALMEHSPNRRNKIYLSYVRDEYRRDLDSLSGVRTPKQRHTYNIPRLLWTLEAGRSHRLTTGIEMTNEQLRFDLNADPRGFDDVKSMNTGSAYVQDEILTGHRVSFVVGVRGEYNDRFGWQVTPKASAKLTAGDFSVRANYSNGYRNPSLKEMYMELDIPVANSPRIIGNPGLKPEKNHYLSLCLEYDREAFNLSASVNQSYFRNKIDARRLPDEGTRQVMRYENIDRSRFGSVELIGRLRLLPGLVLNGNYNYVYQHDNAPEGSTQYIFPSPHTATFSLDYRFARKRFTFGAEAHVRYVGAKEYEDFMPYIEIPDALAGFIRDKIDGKPGGPTPEVIAAMRQFKYYTGTYTARHPSYAVCGVTLNAEWNRRVMLAVGGENLFDYAPQVVNFNSALTAPRNFFVQLSFRY; translated from the coding sequence ATGAAATACACGCTCCCGCTCCTTTTGCTTCCGCTGACCGCACTGCCGGGCCGGGCGTCGGAGGCCGATTCCGTACGCAGCTACCGCATGGACGAAGTGGTGGTCACCGCCACCCGCGCCCCGCTGCCCCTGAAGAGCGCCCCCGTACTGACACGCGTGATCCCCGCGGCCGAAATCCGCCGTTCGGGCATCCCCACCCTCCAGGGCCTGCTGGAAAAGGAGCTGGCCGGCGTGGAGTTCCACCAGGCCGGCTACGGCCAGAGCCTGTCGTTCCAGGGGCTCGACGCCCGGTACGTACTCTTTCTGGTGGACGGCGAACGGATGGCGGGCGAGACCTACGGCAATATCGACTACAACCGGATTCCCCTCTCCAACATCGAGCGGATCGAGATCGTGCGGGGCGCCTCGTCGGTGCTCTACGGCTCCAATGCCATGGGAGCCGTGGTGAATGTCATCACCCGTATGCCCCGGGAGAGGGTCGAAGTCGGCGCGTCGGTGCGCTACGGCACGCCTTTCCAGCGAAACGGCGGCGAGACGATGGGCTCCGGCGCCTCGACCCACGACCTGGAGACCTACCGCGACCGGCTCGACGTGCCCAATCTCCGCAGCGAGGTGAGCGTGGGACTGAAACTGAACCGGTTCCGTTCGCTCACCACAGCCTCCTACCGTTCGGTGGACGCCTACCGGCTGAGCGGCACGAAAAACGAAGAGCGGCACTACGAACGCCTGATCCCCATGTCGCCCGACATCGCCTCGATGATGACCGGCACACCCTCCTTCAACCCGGGCACTCCCGTCTCCGACACCACGCTCAGCGTCCCGCCCGATTCGCGCGGGCTGAGCGTCAGCGGCTGGCGGGACTGGAGCGTGGGACAGCGGTTCGACTACGAACTCTCGGAGCAGTTCCGCTTCGAACTTTCGGGCAGCTACTTCCGGAAGCAGCGGTTCGATTTCCAGAACAGCATCATGGACGACAACCCCCTCTCGGCGGTTTTCGGCAACAACGACGTGTGGACGTTCGAGAGTTACCGGGGATACAACCTGAAGGCGCTCATGGAACACTCGCCCAACCGCCGCAACAAGATCTACCTCTCCTACGTGCGGGACGAATACCGCCGCGACCTGGACAGCCTCAGCGGCGTGCGCACCCCGAAACAGCGTCACACCTACAACATTCCCCGCCTGCTGTGGACGCTGGAAGCCGGCCGCTCGCACCGTCTCACCACGGGAATCGAGATGACCAACGAGCAGCTCCGGTTCGACCTGAACGCCGACCCGCGCGGGTTCGACGACGTAAAGAGCATGAACACCGGTTCGGCCTACGTACAGGACGAGATACTGACCGGACACCGGGTCAGTTTCGTGGTGGGCGTGCGGGGCGAATACAACGACCGGTTCGGCTGGCAGGTCACCCCGAAAGCCTCGGCCAAACTCACAGCGGGCGACTTTTCCGTACGGGCCAACTATTCGAACGGATACCGCAACCCGTCGCTCAAGGAAATGTACATGGAACTGGACATTCCGGTGGCCAACTCGCCCCGGATCATCGGCAATCCCGGGCTGAAACCGGAAAAGAACCACTATCTGTCGCTCTGCCTGGAATACGACCGGGAGGCGTTCAACCTGTCGGCCTCGGTGAACCAGAGCTATTTCCGCAACAAGATCGACGCCCGCCGCCTGCCGGACGAAGGCACGAGGCAGGTGATGCGCTACGAAAACATCGACCGAAGCCGGTTCGGCAGCGTCGAACTGATCGGCCGGCTGCGGCTGTTGCCGGGCCTCGTGCTCAACGGCAACTACAACTACGTCTACCAGCACGACAACGCGCCCGAAGGCTCCACCCAGTACATCTTTCCCAGCCCCCACACGGCCACCTTCTCGCTCGACTACCGTTTCGCCCGCAAGCGTTTCACGTTCGGCGCCGAAGCCCACGTGCGCTATGTGGGAGCCAAGGAGTACGAGGATTTCATGCCCTACATCGAGATACCCGATGCACTGGCCGGATTCATCCGCGACAAGATCGACGGCAAGCCGGGAGGCCCCACCCCGGAGGTGATCGCCGCCATGCGGCAGTTCAAATACTACACGGGAACCTATACGGCCCGCCATCCTTCCTACGCCGTATGCGGCGTGACGCTGAACGCGGAGTGGAACCGCCGGGTGATGCTCGCCGTGGGCGGCGAAAACCTGTTCGACTACGCCCCGCAGGTGGTCAATTTCAATTCGGCCCTTACCGCCCCGCGCAACTTCTTCGTCCAGCTTTCGTTCCGCTACTGA
- a CDS encoding response regulator transcription factor, which translates to MKILIVEDEPSLREIMQRALLQERYVVETAATFAEADAKIAGYSYDCILLDIMLPDGNGLRLLERLKELNKRENVIIISARDSIEDKVLGLERGADDYLPKPFHTAELLARIRSVLRRGRSGGELVLTLGNVSLEPENGRVRVEGRELPLLKKEFDILLYFMQRPNHLVDKSVLAEAVWGDHADQADNFHFVYAQMKNLRRKLAEAGATLELKAVYGFGYKLVPPTEE; encoded by the coding sequence ATGAAAATCCTGATCGTAGAAGACGAGCCCTCCCTGCGGGAGATCATGCAGCGGGCGCTCCTGCAGGAGCGCTACGTGGTGGAAACGGCGGCGACCTTCGCCGAAGCCGACGCCAAAATCGCAGGATACAGCTACGACTGCATCCTGCTCGACATCATGCTGCCGGACGGCAATGGTCTCCGGCTGCTCGAACGTCTCAAAGAGTTGAACAAGCGGGAAAACGTCATCATCATCTCCGCCCGCGACTCGATCGAGGACAAGGTGCTCGGACTGGAGCGGGGGGCCGACGACTACCTGCCCAAGCCGTTCCACACGGCGGAACTGCTGGCCCGTATCCGGAGCGTCCTGCGGCGCGGACGCTCCGGCGGGGAGCTGGTACTGACGTTGGGCAACGTATCGCTCGAACCGGAAAACGGCCGCGTGCGGGTGGAAGGACGGGAACTGCCCCTGCTGAAAAAGGAGTTCGACATCCTGCTCTATTTCATGCAGCGGCCGAACCACCTGGTAGACAAGAGCGTGCTGGCAGAGGCCGTCTGGGGAGACCATGCCGACCAGGCCGACAACTTCCATTTCGTCTATGCCCAGATGAAGAACCTGCGCCGCAAGCTGGCCGAAGCGGGAGCGACCCTCGAATTAAAAGCCGTTTACGGATTCGGATACAAACTCGTCCCCCCGACGGAAGAATAA
- a CDS encoding site-specific tyrosine recombinase: MATNRSENWESLLPEYETYLTIEKHLSPNSVAAYMRDARELAGFIGREFGLGPLEVEAPHLEAFMAELYDLGMSKSSQARKLSGVKSFYHFLAVTDRIENLPTEFIDPPKPSRHLPDVLTVEEIDRIIGTIDLSQPQGHRNRAMLETLYSCGLRVSELVTLRISDLFFDDGYIRVTGKGDKQRLVPVSDQARKSIGLYLGQRAAMKVARGCEETLFLNRRGEELTRVMVFTILKRCAQEAGIVKRISPHTLRHSFATHLLTGGAGIRQVQEMLGHESVTTTEIYTHLDTSHLRESLKEHHPLGKADKTDPKSR; encoded by the coding sequence ATGGCAACGAACCGGAGCGAAAACTGGGAGAGCCTGCTCCCCGAGTACGAAACATACCTCACGATCGAAAAACACCTGTCGCCGAACAGCGTGGCGGCTTACATGCGCGACGCACGGGAACTGGCCGGATTCATCGGCCGGGAGTTCGGACTGGGACCGCTCGAGGTGGAAGCGCCCCATCTGGAGGCCTTCATGGCGGAGCTTTACGACCTGGGCATGAGCAAGAGCAGCCAGGCCCGGAAACTGAGCGGGGTGAAGAGTTTCTACCACTTTCTGGCCGTCACCGACCGCATCGAAAATCTGCCCACCGAATTCATCGACCCGCCCAAACCCTCCCGTCATCTGCCCGACGTGCTCACGGTGGAGGAGATCGACCGGATCATCGGCACGATCGACCTCAGCCAACCGCAGGGACACCGCAACCGGGCCATGTTGGAGACCCTGTACAGCTGCGGCCTGCGCGTGTCGGAACTGGTAACGCTGCGCATCTCCGACCTCTTTTTCGACGACGGATACATACGGGTCACGGGCAAGGGCGACAAACAGCGGCTGGTGCCGGTGAGCGACCAGGCCCGTAAGTCCATCGGACTGTATCTCGGACAGCGGGCCGCCATGAAGGTTGCCCGGGGCTGCGAGGAGACCCTGTTCCTGAACCGCCGGGGAGAGGAACTCACCCGCGTCATGGTCTTCACCATCCTGAAACGGTGCGCCCAGGAGGCCGGAATCGTCAAGCGGATCAGTCCCCACACCCTGCGGCACTCGTTCGCCACCCACCTGCTGACCGGCGGGGCGGGTATCCGCCAGGTACAGGAGATGCTCGGACACGAATCGGTCACCACCACCGAGATATACACCCATCTCGACACCTCCCACCTCCGCGAAAGCCTGAAAGAACACCACCCGCTCGGAAAGGCCGACAAGACGGACCCGAAATCCAGGTAA